The proteins below come from a single Aegilops tauschii subsp. strangulata cultivar AL8/78 chromosome 6, Aet v6.0, whole genome shotgun sequence genomic window:
- the LOC109747772 gene encoding syntaxin-22: MSFADLESGALQAPRRGRGADATRALVFQITTAVSSYRRLLNSLGTPKDTPALRDQLQKTSHKVLQLAKDAKEKLTSAAEADKSTGTSADKRVADMKLAKDFAATMEEFRKLQNLAIQREMAYKPVVPQGAQPSYTMNDGRSDFDKMPEQRALLAEPNRLEVLQLDNEIVFNEAIIEERDQAIQDIQQQIGEVHEAFKDLATLVHSQGGIIEEVDSNIENSAAATSEAKKEIGKASKTQKSNSSLLCLLMVIFGVVLLIVIIVLAS, encoded by the exons ATGAGCTTCGCGGATCTGGAGTCCGGGGCGCTGCAGGCGCCCCGGAGGGGGAGGGGCGCCGACGCCACGCGCGCGCTCGTCTTCCAGATCACCACCGCGGTGTCCTCCTACCGCCGCCTCCTCAACTCGCTCGGCACGCCCAAGGACACGCCCGCCCTCCGTGATCAGCT GCAGAAGACTAGTCATAAAGTCCTGCAATTGGCGAAGGATGCGAAGGAGAAACTGACGAGTGCTGCTGAAGCAGACAAGAGCACTGGAACTAGT GCAGACAAGCGGGTAGCCGACATGAAGCTTGCCAAAGATTTTGCTGCGACGATGGAGGAATTCAGGAAACTTCAGAATCTTGCAATTCAGAGGGAGATGGCATATAAGCCGGTTGTTCCCCAGGGTGCTCAGCCAAG CTATACTATGAATGATGGAAGATCTGATTTTGATAAAATGCCTGAACAGCGCGCATTGCTTGCAGAACCAAACAG GCTAGAGGTGTTGCAATTGGATAATGAAATTGTTTTCAATGAGGCTATCATCGAGGAAAGGGACCAGGCGATTCAAGACATCCAACAGCAGATTGGTGAAGTACATGAAGCATTTAAGGATCTTGCTACGCTCGTGCATTCGCAAGGAGGCATAATAG AGGAAGTCGACAGCAACATTGAAAACTCTGCAGCCGCGACCAGTGAAGCGAAGAAAGAAATCGGCAAAGCGTCCAAGACTCAGAAGTCAAATTCATCCTTG CTTTGCCTGCTTATGGTGATCTTTGGGGTTGTTTTGCTTATCGTGATAATAGTTTTGGCATCTTGA